A genomic region of Marinobacter sp. NP-4(2019) contains the following coding sequences:
- the metK gene encoding methionine adenosyltransferase — translation MSDYSIFTSESVSEGHPDKLADQISDAVLDAILTEDPHARVACETMVKTGVAIVGGEITTSAWVDLEDLVRGVIKDIGYTSSTVGYDGDTCGVINIIGKQSVDIAQGVDRQKPEDQGAGDQGLMFGYASNETDVLMPAPITFSHRLVQRQAEARKSGLLPWLRPDAKSQVTCRYENGKVSGIDAVVLSTQHDEDVSQEDLKEAVMELIVKHALPAELLHKDTQFHINPTGKFVIGGPVGDCGLTGRKIIVDTYGGMARHGGGAFSGKDPSKVDRSAAYAGRYVAKNIVAAGLADQCEIQVSYAIGVAQPTSISVNTFGTGKIGDDKIIELIRQNFDLRPYAITNMLDLLHPMYRATAAYGHFGREPYEMTVGGKTFTAFPWEKTDRAALLKDAAGI, via the coding sequence ATGTCTGACTACAGCATCTTTACTTCCGAATCGGTCTCTGAAGGCCACCCGGACAAACTGGCCGACCAGATCTCGGACGCCGTATTGGATGCCATCCTGACTGAAGATCCCCACGCCCGTGTTGCCTGCGAAACCATGGTCAAAACTGGTGTCGCCATCGTTGGCGGTGAGATCACTACCAGTGCCTGGGTCGACCTGGAAGACCTGGTGCGCGGTGTCATCAAAGACATCGGTTACACCTCCTCTACCGTAGGCTACGACGGCGACACCTGCGGCGTGATTAACATCATCGGCAAGCAGTCCGTCGACATCGCCCAGGGCGTTGACCGCCAGAAGCCGGAAGACCAGGGCGCCGGCGACCAGGGCCTGATGTTCGGCTACGCCAGCAACGAAACCGACGTGCTGATGCCGGCGCCGATCACCTTTTCGCACCGACTGGTCCAGCGCCAGGCCGAAGCCCGCAAGAGCGGCCTGCTGCCATGGCTGCGCCCCGATGCGAAAAGCCAGGTCACCTGCCGCTACGAAAACGGCAAGGTTTCCGGCATCGACGCCGTGGTTCTGTCCACCCAGCACGATGAAGACGTGTCCCAGGAAGACCTGAAAGAAGCGGTGATGGAACTGATCGTCAAACACGCGCTGCCGGCGGAACTGTTGCATAAAGACACCCAGTTCCACATTAACCCGACCGGCAAGTTCGTGATTGGCGGCCCGGTCGGTGACTGCGGCCTGACCGGTCGTAAAATCATCGTAGACACCTACGGCGGCATGGCACGCCACGGTGGCGGCGCCTTCTCTGGCAAAGACCCGTCCAAGGTCGACCGTTCCGCCGCCTACGCCGGCCGTTACGTCGCCAAGAACATCGTCGCCGCCGGCCTGGCCGACCAGTGCGAGATCCAGGTGTCCTACGCCATCGGCGTGGCACAACCGACATCCATCTCTGTGAATACCTTCGGCACCGGCAAGATCGGTGACGACAAGATCATCGAACTGATCCGTCAGAACTTCGACCTGCGTCCGTACGCGATCACCAACATGCTCGACCTGCTGCACCCGATGTACCGGGCCACGGCTGCCTACGGCCACTTTGGTCGCGAGCCGTATGAGATGACCGTTGGCGGCAAGACGTTCACCGCCTTCCCATGGGAGAAGACGGACCGTGCTGCGCTTCTTAAGGACGCTGCCGGTATCTGA
- the ahcY gene encoding adenosylhomocysteinase: MSTPAEQLNSFNDYKVRDISLADWGRKEIKIAEGEMPALMKLREKYKAEQPLKGANIMGCIHMTIQTAVLIETLVELGANVRWSSCNIFSTQDQAAAAIAAQGIPVFAWKGETDEEYDWCLERTVGAEVDGWEPNMILDDGGDLTALLHEKYPEVLANCHGVTEETTTGVHRLQEMLREGTLKVPAINVNDAVTKSKNDNKYGCRHSLNDAIKRATDHLLAGKKALVIGYGDVGKGSAASLRQEGMIVKVTEADPICAMQACMDGFEVVSPYINGVNTGTEAGIDRDLLGNTDLLVTTTGNMNVCDAHMLKALKSGAVVCNIGHFDNEIDTAYMRKNWEWDEVKPQVHVVYRDKTVNDHLILLSEGRLVNLGNATGHPSRIMDGSFANQVLAQMYLFERKFADLPEDARAKGVYVQVLPKQLDEEVARAMVEGFGGVITKMTPEQAKYIGVPVEGPYKPESYKY; the protein is encoded by the coding sequence ATGAGCACTCCGGCAGAACAACTGAACAGTTTCAACGACTACAAAGTCCGTGATATCTCCCTGGCCGACTGGGGCCGTAAAGAGATCAAGATTGCCGAAGGCGAAATGCCCGCGCTGATGAAGCTCCGCGAGAAGTATAAAGCCGAGCAGCCGCTGAAAGGCGCCAACATCATGGGCTGCATTCACATGACCATCCAGACCGCCGTATTGATCGAAACGCTGGTCGAGCTGGGCGCCAACGTGCGCTGGTCATCGTGCAACATCTTCTCCACCCAGGACCAGGCCGCGGCCGCCATCGCGGCGCAGGGTATTCCCGTGTTTGCGTGGAAAGGCGAGACCGACGAAGAATACGACTGGTGCCTTGAGCGCACTGTTGGCGCCGAGGTGGACGGTTGGGAACCCAACATGATCCTGGACGACGGCGGCGACCTCACCGCCCTGCTCCATGAAAAGTACCCGGAAGTCCTGGCCAACTGCCACGGTGTTACCGAAGAAACGACTACTGGCGTTCACCGCCTGCAGGAAATGCTGCGCGAAGGCACTCTGAAAGTGCCGGCCATCAACGTCAATGATGCCGTCACCAAGTCCAAGAACGACAACAAGTACGGTTGCCGTCACAGCCTCAATGACGCCATCAAGCGCGCCACCGACCACCTGCTGGCCGGCAAGAAGGCACTGGTGATCGGCTACGGCGACGTGGGCAAGGGCTCTGCCGCTTCCCTGCGCCAGGAAGGCATGATCGTGAAAGTCACCGAGGCCGACCCGATCTGCGCCATGCAGGCCTGCATGGACGGTTTCGAGGTGGTGTCTCCGTACATTAACGGCGTCAACACCGGTACCGAGGCTGGCATTGACCGGGACCTGCTGGGCAACACCGACCTGCTGGTCACCACCACCGGCAATATGAACGTGTGTGATGCGCACATGCTCAAGGCTCTGAAGAGCGGCGCCGTGGTGTGCAACATCGGCCACTTCGACAACGAAATCGACACTGCCTACATGCGCAAGAACTGGGAGTGGGACGAGGTCAAACCGCAGGTACACGTGGTATACCGCGACAAGACCGTCAATGACCACCTGATCCTGTTGTCCGAAGGCCGCCTGGTAAACCTGGGCAACGCCACCGGTCACCCGTCACGGATCATGGATGGCTCTTTCGCCAACCAGGTGCTGGCGCAGATGTACCTGTTCGAGCGCAAGTTCGCCGACCTGCCGGAAGACGCCCGCGCCAAGGGTGTGTACGTTCAGGTACTGCCCAAGCAGCTGGACGAAGAAGTCGCCCGCGCCATGGTGGAAGGTTTTGGTGGCGTGATCACCAAAATGACCCCGGAACAGGCCAAATACATCGGTGTACCGGTCGAGGGCCCGTACAAGCCGGAAAGCTACAAGTACTGA
- the metF gene encoding methylenetetrahydrofolate reductase [NAD(P)H] has translation MESQKQFKRRFSFEFFPPKTDQGKEKLQNVRNQLAEENPDFFSVTFGAGGSTRDRTIETVLNLHKQGISTAPHLSCVGGTRKDIAELLDLYKENGINRIVALRGDMPSGMGAAGELRYANELVEFIREHSGDHFNLEVAAYPEFHPQARSAEEDLKNFARKVEAGANSAITQYFFNADSYFYFIDRLEKMGITIPVVPGIMPIVNFSNLVRFSDMCGAEIPRWIRKQLEAYGDDSDSIRKFGEEVVTKMCEKLLRAGAPGLHFYTLNQAQPSIRIWENLGIGEREKIAF, from the coding sequence ATGGAATCCCAGAAACAGTTCAAACGCCGTTTCAGCTTTGAATTTTTCCCGCCCAAGACCGACCAGGGCAAGGAAAAGCTGCAGAACGTGCGAAACCAGCTCGCCGAGGAGAACCCGGATTTCTTCTCGGTCACCTTTGGAGCCGGCGGTTCCACAAGGGACCGCACCATTGAAACCGTACTGAACCTGCACAAGCAGGGCATTTCCACGGCTCCGCACCTGTCCTGCGTGGGTGGCACCCGCAAGGATATTGCCGAGTTACTGGATTTGTACAAAGAGAACGGGATCAACCGGATTGTCGCCCTCCGGGGTGACATGCCTTCCGGCATGGGCGCCGCGGGTGAGCTTCGTTACGCCAACGAGCTGGTGGAGTTTATCCGTGAGCACAGTGGCGACCACTTCAACCTGGAAGTGGCGGCCTACCCGGAGTTTCATCCCCAGGCCCGCAGTGCCGAGGAAGACCTGAAGAACTTTGCCCGCAAGGTGGAAGCCGGCGCCAACAGCGCCATCACCCAGTACTTTTTCAATGCGGACAGCTACTTCTACTTCATTGACCGCCTGGAGAAGATGGGCATTACCATACCGGTGGTGCCGGGCATCATGCCCATCGTCAATTTCTCCAACCTGGTGCGCTTCTCCGACATGTGTGGCGCGGAAATTCCCCGCTGGATCCGAAAACAGCTCGAAGCCTACGGTGACGACAGCGATTCGATCCGCAAGTTCGGCGAGGAAGTGGTGACCAAGATGTGTGAAAAGCTGCTCCGGGCCGGTGCGCCCGGGTTGCATTTCTATACCCTGAACCAGGCTCAGCCCAGCATCCGTATCTGGGAGAACCTGGGGATTGGTGAGCGGGAGAAAATTGCTTTCTGA